One genomic segment of Mustelus asterias chromosome 26, sMusAst1.hap1.1, whole genome shotgun sequence includes these proteins:
- the LOC144479614 gene encoding kelch-like ECH-associated protein 1A, protein MLCSKRRDASLPVNRAVVIVPSLKGHGYLDYTMESQPSRALSVMQELRRDRQLCDVMVRVVHGGKDKTFAAHRIVLAACSPVFKAMFTCNLKERQAPEVKIHGIHPIVMERLIDFAYTSRVSMSAQCVMHLLLASTMYQVDGVVNACCDFLIKNLDSANAIGICHFAEQIGCTELWQRGKEYINIHFTEVRKEEEFFHLSHCQLLDLISQDGLNVLCESEVYEACIEWVRWDLKGRSQYFHALLNALHIYALPLRFLKHQLQECPILDKVDPCRDYLSKIFQEMYLRKPLPPVKQRGNQLIYLAGGYQHRSIPNMEAFNPRTGQWLRLADMPVPRSGMGSCVVLGLFYTAGGRNHSQSENVDSETLDCYNPMTNQWIHRASMNVPRNRVGVGVIDGVIYAVGGSWGSSHHQSAEKYDPETNKWTFIAPMKVRRIGAGVTVWNGLLYVIGGFDGKNRLNSVECYRPEKDEWDSITPMGSPRSGAGVVALNNSVYVAGGYDGREQFSSVERYSIEADRWESVASMKHSRSAMGVTAYRGKIYALGGYNQGGFVDSVECYDPEKDEWMDAGIMPTGRSGMGVAVNMEPCPRNLSPVEGQH, encoded by the exons ATGCTTTGCTCCAAAAGGAGAGATGCCAGTCTGCCAGTTAACCGTGCCGTGGTCATTGTCCCATCACTGAAAGGTCATGGCTATTTGGATTATACCATGGAGAGCCAGCCAAGCCGAGCTCTGAGCGTCATGCAGGAGCTGAGACGAGACAGGCAGCTTTGCGATGTGATGGTGCGAGTAGTCCATGGTGGGAAGGATAAGACATTTGCTGCCCACCGGATAGTCCTGGCTGCCTGCAGCCCCGTTTTCAAGGCCATGTTCACCTGCAACCTGAAGGAGCGCCAGGCCCCTGAAGTCAAGATCCACGGCATCCACCCCATAGTGATGGAGCGGCTGATTGACTTTGCCTACACCTCCCGGGTCTCGATGAGTGCCCAGTGTGTAATGCACCTCCTCCTAGCCAGCACCATGTATCAGGTGGACGGCGTGGTGAATGCCTGCTGTGACTTCCTGATCAAGAACCTGGACTCTGCCAATGCTATTGGCATCTGCCACTTTGCTGAACAGATCGGCTGCACTGAGCTTTGGCAGAGAGGGAAAGAATACATCAACATCCATTTCACTGAG GTGAGGAAGGAGGAGGAATTCTTTCACCTTTCGCACTGCCAGCTTCTAGACCTCATCagtcaggatgggctgaatgtgcTGTGCGAGTCAGAGGTTTATGAGGCCTGTATAGAGTGGGTGCGCTGGGACCTGAAGGGCCGAAGCCAGTACTTCCACGCACTCCTCAATGCCCTTCACATCTACGCTCTGCCCCTTCGCTTCCTCAAGCACCAGCTGCAGGAATGTCCGATTCTCGATAAGGTCGATCCATGTCGGGATTATCTCTCCAAGATCTTCCAGGAGATGTACCTCCGCAAACCGCTGCCCCCCGTCAAACAGCGGGGAAACCAGCTGATCTACCTGGCAGGTGGGTATCAGCACCGCTCCATCCCAAACATGGAAGCCTTCAACCCCAGGACAGGACAGTGGCTGCGACTAGCGGACATGCCAGTGCCGCGCAGTGGGATGGGCTCCTGTGTGGTGCTGGGGCTTTTCTACACAGCTGGCGGCAGGAATCACTCTCAGAGCGAGAACGTGGACTCGGAAACCCTGGACTGCTACAACCCAATGACCAACCAGTGGATTCACCGGGCATCGATGAACGTACCCAGGAACCGGGTGGGAGTCGGGGTGATCGACGGAGTCATTTACGCTGTCGGGGGCTCCTGGGGGTCCTCGCACCACCAAAGCGCCGAAAA ATATGATCCAGAAACGAACAAATGGACATTCATAGCCCCAATGAAGGTGCGTCGCATTGGTGCTGGGgtgacagtgtggaatggactcttGTATGTGATTGGTGGTTTTGATGGAAAGAACCGTTTGAACAGTGTGGAGTGTTACCGTCCTGAGAAGGATGAGTGGGACTCGATCACACCGATGGGATCCCCTCGCAGTGGGGCAG GTGTTGTTGCGTTGAACAATTCTGTTTATGTTGCTGGGGGCTATGACGGAAGGGAACAGTTTTCATCGGTTGAGCGATACAGCATAGAGGCCGATAGATGGGAGAGCGTGGCCAGTATGAAGCACAGTCGCAGTGCGATGGGAGTAACTGCCTATCGGGGCAAAATCTATGCACTGG GAGGCTATAATCAGGGAGGTTTTGTCGATAGTGTGGAGTGTTACGACCCAGAGAAAGATGAGTGGATGGATGCGGGCATCATGCCCACCGgacgcagtgggatgggagttgCAGTCAACATGGAGCCATGTCCGAGGAACCTGAGCCCTGTGGAAGGACAGCACTGA